A single region of the Salmo salar chromosome ssa16, Ssal_v3.1, whole genome shotgun sequence genome encodes:
- the LOC106573325 gene encoding uncharacterized protein encodes MMDAMDKRPFGAEYNYKMSENDISRLIKLRATNDAIFTGKRNSAMPAWRAMLVELGLEGKLTTGQLKKKWENLKKKYKDFKYPPLGMEKVNPMSWRWFHLMDDAIEGRLAGSARILNPSLFDFGEVGDVSFASSPTTSPIANKRLCMRPEGGEGTNIFEFWAKAQLGESVGAASTVADGQVAYTDAATEEIRRAAVECERALREEGRGSAQNERAAPDKMPVGGYGRTMAEDVETIAEDGRAMLVRNPGRNIERETAELERQIADLEKEREVLEREQADFDRERLILDRERDVVNRERVAVERGRASLDKDRAAMDRERAAMERERAILDRDRASIERERAELQKEKEALMKNKISRNNGSTDVELDSSTIEKREKLLSIFERLVDKL; translated from the exons ATGATGGATGCGATGGATAAAAGACCTTTTGGTGCAGAATATAACTATAAAA TGTCGGAAAATGACATATCCAGATTGATAAAATTGCGTGCAACGAATGACGCCATCTTCACTGGGAAGAGAAACTCTGCCATGCCTGCCTGGAG AGCAATGTTAGTAGAGTTGGGTCTCGAAGGAAAGCTTACGACCGGGCAATTGAAAAAGAAGTGGGAAAACCTTAAAAAGAAATATAAG GATTTTAAGTACCCTCCTCTTGGCATGGAGAAAGTCAATCCAATGTCCTGGCGTTGGTTTCACCTCATGGACGATGCCATCGAGGGTCGCCTAGCTGGGTCTGCCCGTATCCTAAACCCTTCACTGTTTGATTTTGGGGAAGTTGGGGACGTTTCATTTGCATCCTCTCCCACTACCTCTCCCATAGCCAACAAGAGACTATGTATGAGGCCGGAGGGAGGTGAGGGAACAAACATTTTTGAGTTCTGGGCCAAGGCACAGCTGGGGGAGAGTGTTGGTGCTGCGAGCACGGTAGCAGATGGACAGGTGGCATACACAGATGCAGCTACAGAGGAGATCCGGAGGGCAGCGGTGGAGTGCGAGAGGGCCCTGCGAGAGGAGGGCAGGGGTTCAGCTCAGAATGAGAGGGCCGCGCCTGACAAGATGCCAGTGGGTGGGTACGGGAGGACCATGGCTGAGGATGTAGAGACCATAGCTGAAGACGGAAGAGCCATGTTGGTGAGAAACCCTGGCAGGAACATTGAGAGGGAGACTGCTGAACTAGAGAGGCAGATAGCAGATTTAGAGAAAGAGCGAGAAGTGTTAGAGAGGGAGCAGGCAGACtttgacagggagaggttgatactggacagagagagggatgtggTGAACAGAGAGAGGGTGGCTGTTGAGCGAGGCAGAGCTTCACTAGACAAGGACAGAGCAGCGATGGACAGGGAGCGAGCAGCAATGGAACGGGAGCGAGCCATACTAGACAGGGATAGGGCGTcaatcgagagagagagggcagagctgCAGAAAGAAAAGGAAGCCCTAATGAAAAACAAGATTTCCAGGAACAACGGCTCCACTGATGTGGAACTGGACTCATCCACTAtagaaaaaagagagaaactGCTTTCCATATTTGAGAGACTTGTTGATAAGCTGTGA